From the Planktothrix tepida PCC 9214 genome, one window contains:
- a CDS encoding CheR family methyltransferase, with amino-acid sequence MTNSSKNIEFEALLDYVKRSRGFDFAGYKRSSLMRRVNKRMQTINIEGYSNYLDYLEVHPEEFNFLFTTILINVTSFWRDRTAWDYVRDEIIPRILATKEPHETIRIWSAGCASGEEAYTISMMVAEAIGIEQFRERVKIYATDIDEEALNQARQAIYLQKDLNGLSPEQIEQFFEKIDTRYTFRKDLRRCVIFGRHDLLQDAPISKVDLLVCRNTLMYFNAEAQSRILARFHFALRDGGFLFLGKAEMLLTHANTFTPTDLKCRVFAKVPKLNLRDRLLIMAQTGNEEAVNHLSSHVRLRELAFDSGPCARIIIDTNGLLALANERARFLFSLTTRDVGRPLQDLEISYRPIELRSCMEQAYSEKRPVNIRDIEWQMASGDIIFIDVQVCPLLDANNQTLGISINFIDMTRYKNLQEDLEHSNQELEMAYEELQSTNEELETTNEELQSSNEELETTNEELQSTNEELETMNEELQSTNEELQTVNDELQRRGEELNQANAFLQSILTSLKGGVVVLNRDLQVQIWNYKSEDLWGLRHEEAIKQNFLNLDIGLPVDKLRQPIRICLSGEPNQSSKIIVNAINRRGKSIQCQVNCSPLMGSQGQIQGVILLMEELEEANS; translated from the coding sequence GTGACGAATTCCAGTAAAAATATAGAATTTGAAGCTCTGCTGGACTATGTAAAACGGAGTCGAGGGTTTGACTTTGCTGGATATAAACGTTCGAGCTTAATGCGTCGCGTCAACAAACGGATGCAAACGATTAATATTGAAGGCTATAGTAATTATCTGGATTATTTAGAAGTTCACCCCGAAGAATTTAATTTTTTATTTACCACCATCTTAATTAATGTTACCTCTTTTTGGCGAGATCGCACCGCTTGGGATTATGTCAGAGATGAAATTATCCCCCGAATTCTAGCCACTAAAGAACCTCATGAAACCATCAGAATTTGGAGTGCTGGCTGTGCTTCGGGTGAAGAAGCGTATACAATTTCGATGATGGTTGCAGAAGCAATTGGTATTGAGCAGTTTCGAGAACGGGTTAAAATTTATGCCACAGATATTGATGAAGAAGCTCTGAATCAAGCTCGACAAGCAATTTATCTTCAGAAGGATCTCAATGGTTTATCTCCAGAACAAATCGAACAGTTTTTTGAAAAAATTGATACCCGTTATACCTTTCGTAAAGATTTACGTCGCTGCGTGATTTTTGGTCGTCATGATCTACTTCAAGATGCTCCGATTTCTAAAGTTGATTTATTAGTTTGTCGCAATACTTTAATGTATTTTAATGCGGAAGCTCAAAGCCGAATTTTAGCTCGATTTCACTTTGCTCTGCGGGATGGAGGATTCCTGTTTTTAGGAAAAGCGGAGATGTTATTAACTCATGCTAATACCTTTACACCTACAGATTTAAAGTGTCGGGTTTTTGCCAAAGTTCCTAAACTCAATCTTCGAGATCGATTATTAATTATGGCACAAACAGGGAATGAAGAAGCCGTAAACCATCTTTCTAGTCATGTTCGTTTACGCGAATTAGCCTTTGATAGTGGCCCCTGCGCCCGGATTATTATTGATACCAATGGTTTACTCGCCCTGGCGAATGAACGTGCCCGATTTTTATTTAGTTTAACCACCCGTGATGTCGGACGTCCATTGCAAGATTTAGAGATTTCCTATCGTCCCATTGAATTACGTTCTTGTATGGAACAAGCTTACAGTGAAAAACGGCCTGTGAATATTCGAGATATTGAATGGCAAATGGCTTCGGGTGATATTATTTTTATTGATGTCCAAGTTTGTCCGTTGTTAGATGCCAATAATCAAACGTTGGGAATTAGTATTAATTTTATTGATATGACTCGCTATAAAAATTTACAAGAAGATTTAGAACATTCTAATCAAGAATTAGAAATGGCCTATGAAGAATTACAGTCTACCAATGAAGAGTTAGAAACTACCAATGAAGAATTACAGTCTAGTAATGAAGAGTTAGAAACCACCAATGAAGAGTTACAGTCTACTAATGAAGAATTAGAGACGATGAACGAAGAGTTACAATCGACTAATGAAGAATTACAAACGGTTAATGATGAATTACAACGTCGTGGAGAAGAATTAAACCAAGCTAATGCCTTTTTACAATCAATTTTAACCAGTTTAAAAGGCGGCGTTGTGGTTCTCAATCGAGATTTACAAGTCCAAATTTGGAATTATAAATCCGAAGACCTTTGGGGTCTGAGACATGAAGAAGCGATTAAACAAAACTTTTTAAACTTGGATATTGGTTTACCCGTTGACAAGCTCAGACAACCGATTCGGATTTGTCTTTCCGGTGAACCCAATCAATCCTCAAAAATTATTGTTAATGCGATTAATCGTCGGGGAAAAAGCATTCAATGTCAAGTTAACTGTAGCCCCTTAATGGGTAGCCAAGGGCAAATTCAAGGCGTTATTTTATTAATGGAAGAATTAGAAGAGGCAAATAGTTAA
- a CDS encoding chemotaxis protein CheB, giving the protein MVKPDIIVIGASAGGVEALTRLVNPLPGDFPATLFITLHFPSNSISVLPQILNRRGHLQAVHPQDNEVIRPGIIYVARPDYHLIIKPEQIQLSHGPRENAFRPSIDTMFRSAAHSYRRRVIGVILSGSMDDGTVGLALIKHYGGVTIVQDPDEALFSGMPRSAIERVKIDHILKVADIPSMLIQLTHQPIQQEEIMVDEIAKESEIVAQHKADLEQGKHSGSASMLTCPDCGGVLWELQEGNLLRYRCHVGHAYSVDSLLEQQGNDVERALWGAIRALEEKAALARRMAAQARTHHRALSESQFLQRAQEAEQQAALVRQVILQQMETH; this is encoded by the coding sequence ATGGTCAAACCTGACATTATTGTGATTGGTGCGTCGGCTGGGGGAGTAGAAGCATTAACCCGACTGGTCAATCCTCTACCCGGCGACTTCCCCGCCACTTTGTTCATCACCTTACATTTTCCTAGTAATAGTATTAGTGTTTTGCCTCAAATTCTCAACCGACGGGGACATCTGCAAGCGGTACATCCCCAGGATAACGAAGTCATTCGCCCCGGAATCATCTATGTTGCTCGGCCAGATTATCATTTAATCATTAAACCAGAGCAGATTCAGTTAAGTCATGGCCCCCGTGAAAATGCCTTTCGTCCGTCGATTGATACGATGTTTCGTTCGGCTGCCCATTCCTATCGGCGACGAGTCATCGGAGTGATTTTATCAGGAAGCATGGATGATGGAACCGTAGGGTTAGCTTTAATCAAACACTATGGCGGCGTGACGATTGTACAAGATCCTGATGAAGCTTTGTTTTCAGGAATGCCCCGCAGTGCCATTGAACGGGTGAAAATTGACCATATTTTAAAGGTTGCAGACATCCCATCGATGTTGATTCAGCTTACCCATCAACCGATTCAGCAGGAAGAAATTATGGTGGATGAAATCGCCAAAGAAAGTGAAATTGTCGCCCAGCATAAAGCGGATTTGGAACAAGGAAAACATTCCGGGTCTGCCTCAATGTTAACCTGTCCAGACTGTGGGGGGGTGTTGTGGGAATTACAAGAGGGAAATTTACTACGATATCGGTGCCATGTCGGACACGCCTATTCTGTGGATAGTTTACTCGAACAACAAGGGAATGATGTAGAACGGGCGTTGTGGGGGGCTATTCGGGCGTTAGAAGAAAAAGCGGCGTTAGCACGACGGATGGCAGCCCAAGCTCGAACCCATCATCGTGCCCTCTCAGAAAGCCAATTTTTACAACGGGCACAGGAAGCAGAACAACAAGCGGCTTTAGTGCGTCAAGTTATTTTACAACAAATGGAAACCCACTAA
- a CDS encoding YsnF/AvaK domain-containing protein, with translation MAYSYPEGYHKNRKVEQLAKKLNGCWIQTLDGEVVGQVIDVIYNAKGKVELVVPLKITSENRQQLLLLKANLIKQTNIDDRLLFIERTPELEPFLKTNPNSSTPQQYFPTPIPSFSLNDEEDETDSTLPLPASENQPNIVDNITIPLKEEKLIVERERRKVGEVVIRKQVETHFVQVPVKREKLVIEQVGTDDQILAEIPLSEETIRVVKTENPDPQ, from the coding sequence ATGGCTTATTCTTATCCTGAAGGGTATCATAAAAATAGGAAAGTTGAACAATTAGCGAAAAAACTCAACGGCTGTTGGATTCAAACCTTAGATGGGGAAGTTGTTGGTCAAGTCATTGATGTTATTTACAATGCTAAAGGAAAAGTGGAATTAGTCGTTCCTCTGAAGATAACTTCTGAAAATCGTCAGCAATTATTGTTACTCAAAGCGAACTTAATTAAACAAACTAATATTGATGATCGTTTACTTTTTATTGAACGAACACCAGAGTTAGAACCGTTTCTCAAGACCAACCCAAATTCCTCAACTCCTCAACAATATTTTCCCACACCCATCCCATCCTTTTCTCTCAACGATGAAGAAGATGAAACCGATTCAACCTTACCATTACCTGCTTCTGAAAATCAACCCAATATTGTCGATAATATAACCATTCCTTTAAAAGAAGAAAAATTAATCGTCGAACGGGAACGCCGTAAAGTAGGAGAAGTTGTTATTCGTAAACAAGTTGAAACTCATTTTGTTCAAGTTCCGGTTAAACGAGAAAAACTTGTCATTGAGCAAGTCGGAACCGATGATCAAATCTTAGCAGAAATTCCGTTATCTGAAGAAACAATTCGAGTCGTCAAAACCGAAAATCCAGACCCCCAATAG
- a CDS encoding DUF2382 domain-containing protein — MTLFKIKDAYPHYKEEIFDGKDLKKFDVYTDTTNEKIGTVYDALIDENGYFRYFVIDTGFWVFGKKVLLPVGRAQMDYANQRVYALGLTKNQAEALPEYNDNMTVDYDYEERVRAGYRTSKSAKSTYTRDNYQYENEPELYQTQAQNHGTIKLYEERLIAEKQRQKTGTVSVGKTVETRTEQASVPVEKERVVVERMTPTGERPVNPGEANFREGEVARVDVYEETADIRKQAYVTEEVNVRKEVERDTVTAQEKLRREKLNVKTDGEPTIKDKR; from the coding sequence ATGACTTTGTTTAAGATTAAAGATGCTTATCCCCATTACAAAGAAGAAATTTTTGATGGCAAAGACCTTAAAAAATTCGATGTCTATACCGATACGACCAATGAGAAAATTGGCACAGTCTACGATGCCTTAATTGATGAGAATGGATATTTTCGGTATTTTGTGATTGATACAGGTTTTTGGGTTTTTGGTAAAAAAGTTTTACTCCCCGTTGGTCGTGCCCAAATGGACTATGCCAATCAACGTGTTTATGCCCTGGGATTAACTAAAAACCAAGCCGAAGCCTTACCTGAATATAATGATAATATGACGGTAGACTACGATTATGAAGAGCGGGTTCGGGCTGGATATCGGACTTCTAAATCTGCAAAATCCACTTACACTCGGGATAATTATCAATACGAGAACGAGCCCGAATTATACCAAACCCAGGCTCAAAATCATGGCACAATCAAACTTTATGAAGAACGCTTAATTGCTGAGAAACAGCGTCAAAAAACAGGTACAGTTTCCGTCGGTAAAACCGTAGAAACTCGCACAGAACAAGCTAGTGTTCCGGTTGAGAAAGAGCGGGTTGTGGTTGAACGCATGACTCCGACAGGGGAACGACCTGTTAACCCCGGCGAAGCTAATTTCCGCGAAGGAGAAGTGGCTCGCGTCGATGTTTATGAAGAAACGGCTGATATTCGTAAGCAAGCTTATGTGACTGAAGAAGTCAATGTTCGTAAAGAAGTTGAGCGCGATACAGTCACAGCCCAAGAAAAACTGCGTCGGGAAAAATTGAATGTTAAAACCGATGGAGAACCTACGATTAAAGACAAACGTTAA
- a CDS encoding response regulator, whose protein sequence is MHVLLVEDEPGIAQFISQGLREAGYVVDVATDGKKGWDYASTVEYDLMILDLLLPIMDGFQLLGKIRNHKIITPVLLLTARDNVEDRVQGLDRGADDYLVKPFAFSELLARLRALQRRPPLQLDTVLQVADLTMDTVKREVRRGGKLIELSPLEFKLLEYLMRHRDQVLSRTQILQHVWDLDFYSDSNIVDVYVGYVRRKIDRGFEQQILQTIRGVGYCLKLGEMND, encoded by the coding sequence ATGCACGTTTTACTGGTGGAAGATGAACCGGGAATTGCACAGTTTATTAGTCAAGGGTTACGCGAGGCTGGATATGTAGTGGATGTGGCTACCGATGGCAAAAAAGGCTGGGACTATGCCTCAACGGTTGAGTATGATTTAATGATTTTAGATCTGTTACTTCCGATCATGGATGGATTTCAACTTTTGGGTAAAATTCGGAATCATAAAATTATCACTCCCGTGTTACTTTTAACCGCACGAGATAACGTAGAAGATCGAGTTCAAGGTTTAGATCGAGGGGCAGATGATTATTTAGTAAAACCCTTTGCTTTTTCTGAACTTTTAGCACGGTTAAGAGCCTTACAACGTCGTCCTCCCTTACAATTAGATACAGTATTACAAGTTGCTGATTTAACGATGGATACTGTTAAACGAGAAGTGCGACGGGGTGGAAAATTAATCGAATTAAGTCCTTTAGAATTTAAACTTTTAGAATATTTAATGCGTCATCGAGACCAGGTATTAAGTCGGACTCAAATTTTGCAACACGTTTGGGATTTAGATTTTTACAGCGATTCTAATATTGTAGATGTTTATGTGGGGTATGTACGACGCAAAATTGATCGGGGATTTGAACAACAAATTTTACAAACAATACGGGGTGTTGGATATTGTTTAAAGCTGGGAGAAATGAATGATTAA
- a CDS encoding sensor histidine kinase → MIKKLHFGKRTIRVQLTTWYILLLACTLMLFSSYLYVVLEHSLLRQLNTTLQVTATQTLSNLINKDGHPAFHITEESQAMTEQFVQAGIAVRLIDQQGHIWDGFGSYSAIPILIPQKKGYLDLSSPEKNWRVYNQPIQTSKGYIVWLQVAESLEPVYKASKHLFDLIILGFPLVLLIAGLGGWFLANRALNPIQQIISKAQRISASNFTQRIDYKGPPDEVGRLAKTIDKMLDRLEFAFEHERRFTADAAHELRTPLTVIKGRIGVTLSRIRTPEEYEITLQDLEKEADRLIRLTNGLLFLARLELRQIQPSFLQPVDLTNLLGALVEQLEPLSASKPIILKETIAKNLWILGNPDYLTSLFLNLLDNALKYTQEGGQVILEAQQDEEQVKITIQDTGLGIEAKHLPYLFERFYRVEEARSRQTGGVGLGLAIAQEICRLHGGKLTVDSQINQGTTFSLFLPRTRNF, encoded by the coding sequence ATGATTAAAAAATTACATTTTGGAAAACGAACTATTCGGGTACAACTAACAACTTGGTATATTTTACTATTAGCTTGTACCTTAATGCTCTTTAGTAGCTACCTCTATGTTGTTTTAGAACATAGTTTATTAAGACAACTGAACACGACCTTACAAGTTACAGCAACACAAACTTTAAGCAACTTAATTAATAAAGATGGTCATCCGGCTTTTCACATAACGGAAGAATCTCAAGCCATGACCGAACAATTTGTACAAGCTGGAATTGCAGTCAGATTAATCGATCAACAAGGTCATATTTGGGATGGTTTTGGTAGTTATTCTGCAATTCCTATATTGATTCCCCAGAAAAAGGGATATTTAGATTTAAGTTCTCCTGAGAAGAATTGGCGGGTTTATAATCAACCGATTCAGACTTCAAAAGGGTATATCGTATGGTTACAAGTAGCAGAATCTTTAGAGCCTGTTTATAAAGCATCTAAACATCTGTTTGATTTGATCATATTAGGATTTCCGTTAGTATTATTAATTGCCGGATTAGGCGGTTGGTTTTTAGCAAATCGGGCTTTAAATCCCATCCAGCAAATTATTAGTAAAGCCCAAAGGATTAGTGCTAGTAATTTTACTCAACGGATTGATTATAAAGGCCCTCCTGATGAAGTGGGGCGGTTGGCGAAAACTATTGATAAAATGTTAGATCGCTTAGAATTTGCCTTTGAACACGAACGACGATTTACCGCCGATGCTGCTCATGAATTACGCACTCCCTTAACGGTTATTAAAGGCAGAATAGGTGTTACGTTAAGTCGCATTCGTACCCCAGAAGAATATGAAATAACACTACAAGATTTAGAAAAAGAAGCGGATCGATTAATTCGATTAACCAATGGGTTGCTATTTTTAGCTCGACTGGAATTGCGACAGATTCAGCCTTCGTTTTTACAACCTGTAGATTTAACAAATTTATTGGGAGCTTTGGTTGAACAACTGGAACCTTTATCGGCATCTAAACCAATTATTTTAAAAGAGACAATTGCAAAAAATTTATGGATTCTTGGAAATCCTGATTATTTAACAAGTCTATTTTTAAATTTATTAGATAATGCCCTCAAATATACTCAAGAAGGCGGCCAAGTTATCTTAGAAGCGCAACAAGATGAGGAACAGGTTAAAATTACCATACAAGATACAGGTTTAGGAATTGAAGCGAAACATTTACCTTATTTATTTGAGCGGTTTTATCGCGTTGAAGAAGCGAGATCTCGTCAGACTGGAGGTGTAGGTTTAGGATTAGCAATTGCTCAAGAAATCTGTCGCTTACATGGCGGAAAATTAACCGTTGATAGCCAAATCAATCAAGGAACAACATTTAGCTTATTTTTACCTCGCACCCGCAA